A single window of Flavobacterium aestivum DNA harbors:
- a CDS encoding NAD(P)/FAD-dependent oxidoreductase: protein MEIVIIGGGFAGINLAKELANQKDIHVTLVDKNNYNFFPPLIYQVATAFLEPSSISYPFRKFFVGKKNLQFRLGELQKVIPAENKIVLNNGELHYDHLVFATGAETSYFGMENVKKNAIPMKTLNDAIEMRNALLKNLEKAAICKDIHERRKHLTIVIVGGGPTGVEVSGMFAEMRKNILLKEYPEFQTSVSNIYLVDGGDALLSPMSKESQVDTLEAITQLGVIVKLNTRVVDYKDDIVYFADGKTIQTKNLIWAAGVSAKEFEGIPAESYGRGKRMATDAFNKVNATDNIYAIGDTCIQLSDENFPGGHPQVAQVAIQQGLNLAENFKSMVQNKPLKPFKYNDKGSMAIIGKKKAVVDLPKPKMHFKGFPAWMIWLFVHLMSLISYRNRLNTFYHWMIAYFSKDQSLRMIIRPEKRKKDEA from the coding sequence ATGGAAATTGTAATAATAGGTGGAGGTTTTGCAGGAATAAATTTAGCCAAAGAACTAGCAAACCAAAAAGACATTCATGTAACCCTTGTAGACAAAAACAATTATAATTTCTTTCCACCACTGATTTATCAGGTAGCAACTGCCTTTTTAGAACCTTCAAGTATCAGTTATCCTTTTAGAAAATTTTTTGTTGGCAAAAAGAATCTGCAATTTCGCTTGGGAGAATTGCAAAAAGTAATTCCTGCGGAGAATAAAATTGTCCTCAATAATGGCGAATTGCATTACGATCATTTAGTTTTTGCAACAGGAGCTGAAACGAGTTATTTTGGAATGGAAAATGTCAAGAAAAATGCCATTCCGATGAAAACACTCAATGATGCCATTGAGATGCGCAATGCATTATTAAAAAATCTGGAAAAAGCTGCTATTTGTAAGGATATTCATGAGCGCAGAAAACATTTGACAATTGTTATTGTTGGAGGTGGTCCCACAGGAGTAGAAGTTTCCGGAATGTTTGCTGAAATGCGAAAAAATATTTTGCTCAAAGAATATCCGGAATTTCAAACATCAGTCAGCAATATTTATTTGGTTGATGGAGGTGATGCCTTATTATCACCAATGAGTAAGGAATCACAAGTAGATACTCTTGAAGCGATAACTCAACTTGGAGTAATAGTCAAACTAAACACCCGAGTGGTCGATTATAAAGACGATATCGTTTATTTTGCAGACGGAAAAACCATACAAACCAAAAATTTAATCTGGGCAGCTGGAGTTTCAGCAAAAGAATTTGAAGGAATTCCAGCAGAAAGTTACGGTCGAGGCAAACGAATGGCTACAGATGCATTCAATAAAGTAAATGCTACGGATAATATCTATGCTATTGGGGATACCTGTATCCAACTTAGTGATGAAAATTTCCCTGGAGGACATCCGCAAGTAGCGCAAGTGGCCATTCAGCAAGGGCTAAATTTGGCTGAGAATTTTAAATCAATGGTTCAAAATAAACCACTTAAACCATTTAAATACAATGACAAAGGCTCTATGGCTATCATAGGGAAAAAGAAAGCGGTTGTTGATTTACCAAAACCAAAAATGCATTTCAAAGGATTTCCGGCTTGGATGATTTGGTTATTTGTGCACCTAATGTCCTTGATAAGTTATCGTAATAGATTAAACACTTTTTACCATTGGATGATTGCTTATTTTTCTAAAGACCAATCATTACGAATGATTATTAGACCGGAGAAAAGAAAGAAAGATGAGGCATAA